The sequence below is a genomic window from Chloroflexota bacterium.
TGGTCAACGCCGACGCGCTGGCGTTGGACATCGCCACCCTGGGCGTCGGCGACTACCACGTCGTCGCGAACCTGCCGTTCAGCGTCGGCACCCGGCTGCTGGTGGAGTTGCTGCAATCCACGTCGCCGCCGCAGAGCCTCACGGTGCTGCTGCAGCGCGACGTGGTCGACCGCGCCTGTGCGCCCCCCGGCAAGATGCGGCTGCTGAGCGTGATCGTGCAGTCGCTGGCGGAGCCGCGGCGGCTCTTTGACATCCCGCCGGGCGCGTTCCGGCCTCGACCCAAGGTCACGTCCACGCTGCTTCGCTTGCGTCCGAGACCGCTCGACGCTCGGGATCGCGTCCACGTTTCCCGCCGCATCGCCGCCGCCCGCCGGGCGTTCGGGCAGCCGCGCAAACAGCTGGCCAATGCCCTGGGGTCGCCAACCGGAATCGCCGCGTCGCTGGAAGGACGCGGCATCGATCCGAAGCGGCGACCCGAGACGCTCACACTGGAGGAGTGGGACGCCGTGGCCGAGGCGCTTGCATACCTGCCAACGACCGCCACGACCGTTTCGCTAGCCCCGTGAGCTGGCTCCGGCGCTTTCGGCGCGACTCCACGAAGTTTGGCCCGGCGTACTTGATCGTTGGACTGGGAAACCCGGGGCCGGAATACGCGCGCACGCGGCACAACGCGGGCTTCGACGTGTGCGATCGACTGGCGGACCGGCGGCGGGATTGGCGCCGCACGCGCGATACGCTCACCTGGCAAGGCGAGGTTGCAGGCGTGCCCGTGACGCTTCTCAAGCCGAGGACCTATGTCAACGCCTCCGGACCGGCCGTCGGCCGTGCGCTCGACTCGGCCGGCCTTCCCATCGACCGCCTCATCGTGGTGCAGGACGATCTCGACCTGGCGTTTGCGCGCGTGCGCCTGCGGCACGGCGGATCGTCGGGCGGGCACCGGGGTATCGACTCGATCCTGCGTTCCGTGGGCGGCGCTCAATTCCTGCGCGTGAAGATCGGGATCGGGCGCCCGCCGCCGGAAATGGACCCGGCGGCATACGTCCTGCAACGATTCGCCGCCTCCGAGCGCGAGGCAATCGACGACGCGTTCGATCGCGCCGCAGACGCGGTGCGGGCGCTCCTGACGCGGCCGCCGGCCGACGTGATGCAAGAGGTGAACCAACAGCATGCGGCTGTCCGACCTCGCGGCTGAGTTCGCCGCGGAACCGACGCTGGCCGCGGCGCTGGCGGCGGCTGACCAGCGCGACGATGCGCTCACCGTCGAGCTGCGCGACGCGCTAAAGCCCCTGTACGTCGCGTTGCAGGTCGAACGCCTCGGGCGCCCGCTCATCATCGTCACCGCCGAGGAAACGCGAGCCGGCGAGCTGGCGCATGACATCGGCATGTGGGCCGGCGACACTCCCGTGCTCCACTTCCCCGACGTGGATCAACCGGCATTCGCCATGCTGGCCATCAACCACGAGCTGCTCGCACGGCGGGTGGCGGTTATGGGCCGGCTGGCCCACGCGAACGAGGGCGATCCCATCGTGGTGGTCGCGTCGGCGCGCGCCCTCATGCGGCGACTCATGCCGGTGGACGAGTTCCGGAGCAACTACCTCACACTGGCGCCGGGCGCCGTCACCGACCTGGAGGCGTTGACTCGGCGCCTCGTGAGCCTGGGCTACGAACCGACCCCGCTCGTCGAACGGCCGGGCGAGTTTGCCCATCGTGGCGGCATCGTGGACATCTTTGCTCCCGGCGCCGCGCTGCCGGTGCGGGTCGATTTCTTCGGAGACGAGATCGAGTCCGTGCGCACCTTCGATCCCGATTCCCAACGCTCCCTGCGACCGGCGCCGGAGCTGATCATCACGCCGGCGACCGAGGTGCCGATTTGGCTTGGAAATCGCGTCGCCGGGCGCCTGCGCGAGCTGCCGCTTTCCGACCTGCGGCCCGAGGATCGCCAGACCTGGAGCAGCCACCTCGATCGGCTCGAAGGCGGCGAGTATTTCGACGACGCCGCCTTCTACACCACCAGCCTGCTCCCGGATGCCGTGTCGCTGCTCGACTACGCGCCGCAGGGCATGTGCGTCATCGACGAGCTGGAGCAGCTGTGGCTGGCGCTGCGCGACACCGAGCGCACCGCGACGGAAAACCGCGAGCGCCTGGCGTCCAACGGGGAGCTGCCGGCGGACTTCGCGTCACCGCTGTTTCCCGCATCCGCCATGGTGGAGCGCGTCGAAGTCGCGCCGGTGCGCTTGACCTACGTGCCCAGCCTGCCCGGCGCCGCGGAGGGCCGGCGCGCGGTCGTCGAGGCATTCGGCCCCGTGCCGTCCTATGCGGGCCGCCTGCGGCGCCTCTCCGACGACCTGGAGGCGCTGCGCCGCGACGGCCGCCGCGTCGTGATCGTGAGCTATCAGGGGCGCCGCCTGCAGCGGCTGCTCCTCGATCAGCACCTGCCAACGACGTCGCTGGAGGAACTGAAGCAATTGGATGCCTCGGGTTCAATCAGCGTGCTCGGCGGCACGCTCAGCGAGGGGCTGCGCCACGACGGTCTCGGCCTTACGTTGGTCACCGACGCCGAGGTGTTTGGCCGCCGCCGTGTCCGGCGCGGACGCCGATCGCGCCGCGGCGCGGAGCGCACCTTCCTCGCCGACCTCCAACCCGGCGATTACGTGGTGCACGTCGACCACGGCGTGGCGCGCTTCAGCGGCATCGTGCAGCTGCAGGACACCGGCGGCGCGCGCGAGTACCTGCTGCTGCAGTACACGGGCGACGACCGCCTCTACGTGCCGGTGGACCAGGTCGCCCGCGTGCAGAAATTCGTCGGCATGAGCGACGCCGAGCCCAGGCTCAGCCGGCTCAACACCGCCGATTGGCAGCGGGCGAAGCGGCGCGCGCGGAAGTCGGCCGAGTCGATTGCGGGTGAGTTGCTCGAAATCTACGCCGCGCGCGAGCTGGCCACCGGCATGGCGTTCGGCGCCGATTCCGCAGCGCAGCGGGATTTCGAGGAAGCCTTCGCCTTCATCGAAACCCCCGACCAGCTCACGGCCATTGCCGACACCAAGACCGATATGGAACGCGAGCGCCCCATGGATCGCCTCGTGGCCGGCGACGTCGGCTACGGCAAGACCGAGGTGGCTTTGCGCGCGGCCTTCAAGGCCGCCATGGACGGACGGCAGGTGGCGGTGCTGGTTCCGACCACGATCCTGGCGCAGCAGCACTTCGACACCTTCGTCTCGCGCCTCACCGACTTCCCGGTCAAGGTCGAGCTGCTCAGCCGCTTCCGCGGCCGCCGGGAGCAGTTGGACGTCCTGGCGGGCCTGGCCTCGGGCGACGTCGACATCGTCATCGGGACGCATCGGCTCCTGCAGAGCGACGTGACCTTCGCCGACCTGGGATTGATCGTCGTCGATGAAGAGCAGCGCTTCGGCGTCGCGCACAAAGAACGGCTCAAGGCGCTGCGCAAGAACGTGGACGTGCTCACGCTCACCGCCACCCCGATTCCCCGCACGCTGCACATGGCGCTGGCCAGCCTGCGCGAGATCAGCGTCATCGAGTCGCCGCCCGAGCAGCGCCTCGCCGTCAAGACCTACGTAACGACCTACAACGACGACATCGTGCGCGATGCCGTCCGCTCCGAGCTTGGGCGCGGCGGTCAGGTCTACTTCCTGCACAACCGCGTGCAGACGATTTACACCTGGCAACGCCGACTGCAGGAATTGCTGCCGGACGTGGAGATGCAGGTGGCCCACGGGCAAATGCCGCCGGCCGAGCTCGAGGAGGTCATGTACCGCTTCGCGCGGGGCGACGCCCAGGTGCTGGTGGCCACCGCCATCATCGAGAACGGGCTCGACATTCCGAACGTGAACACCATCATCGTCAACGATGCGTGGCAGTTTGGCCTCGCGCAGCTCTATCAGCTCCGGGGGCGCGTTGGCCGGGCCGCGGCCCAGGCCTACGCCTACTTCATGTATCAGAAGGGGCACACCCTCACCGAGCAGGCGCAGAAGCGCCTCCAGACGATCCTGGAAGCCTCGGATTTGGGCGCCGGATTCCGCATCGCCATGCGCGACCTCGAGATTCGCGGTGCGGGAAACCTGCTCGGAGCCGAGCAGCACGGCCACATGAGCGCCGTGGGATTCGACCTCTATTCGCGCATGCTGGCGGAAGCCGTGGACCGGCTGCGGGGCGTGGCGCCCGAACCCGAGCTGCCGTCCGCGGTGGTGGACCTTCCGCTGGACGCCTATCTGCCCGACGACTACATGGGGTCCTACGCCACCAAGGTGCGCGAGTACCAACGGCTGGCGCGGCTGCGGGGGATCGACGAGGTCGAAGCGGCGATCACGGACATCCGGGACCGGTTTGGCGCGCTGCCGGAGCCCGTGGACAATCTGGCCTATCTGCTCCGGATCAAGGCGCGGGCGCAAGCGTTAGGATTCTCTGCCGTCACGACGTACGGGCGAGAGCTCATCATCAAGGCGCCGCCGGAGTTCGCGCCGAGCCCCACGGTGATGCTCAAGGCCGCCGGCTGGGGCGTCAAGCGCGGACAGGCCGGACTCGTGTGGCCGGATTTCGCGCGCGATGCAGAATGGCAGGCCAAATTGATGCGCTTGCTTGACGACCTCGTACGCTGGGACGCGCTCGCGCCGGCGTCTCGGTAGGGTCGGCACCGCACCAGGCAATCACAGAGGCAAGGACACCCGACACGACCATGGCCGCACGCAAACGCGCCGCCACCGCGGCGACCAAGACCCGCGGGGGAAAGAACCTCGTCATCGTGGAGTCGGGCGCCAAGGCCGCCACGCTGCAGCGCTTCCTGGGGTCGCAGTACAAGGTCGTGGCCTCGGTCGGGCACGTGCGCGACCTGCCGGCCAGCGCCGCCCAGGTTCCCAAGAACCTCAAGGGCAAGAGCTGGGCGACGTTGGCGGTCAACGTGGACGAGGGTTTCCGTCCCGTCTACATCGTGCCCGCCGACAGGAAGCGCGTCGTCGCCAATCTGCGGAGCGACCTAAAGACCGCCCAGGAGCTGTTGATCGCGACCGACGAGGACCGGGAGGGGGAGGCAATCGCCTGGCACCTGGTGGAGGTCCTGAAGCCGAAACTGCCGATCCGGCGCATGGTGTTCCATGAAATCACGCGCTCGGCCGTCGAGGAGGCGTTGGGGCAAACGCGCGACATCGATCAGCACCTGGTGCGCGCGCAGGAAGCGCGTCGCGTGCTGGACCGGCTGATCGGATATCTCGTGTCACCCGTGCTCTGGAAAAAGGTGCAGAGCGGCCTCTCCGCCGGTCGGGTGCAGACGCCGGCGCTGCGGCTCATCGTCGACCGCGAGCGCGAACGCATGGCCTTCGTGCACGCGGCGTACTGGGGCCTGACGGCCACACTGGCGCCGGCCGATCGCCCCGACGGCGAGTTTCCCGCGCGCCTTGTGCAACTCGATGGCCACGACATCGCGACCGGCGACGACTTCGACCCATCCACCGGCAGCTTGCTGGCCAACCGCCGGGTTCGCCGGATTGACGAGGCCGACGCGCGCCGCCTGACGGCGGCGCTTGCCGACGCCGCGTTTCACGTCGTCAGCGTGGACAAGCGCCCGGTGACGCGCCGCCCGGCGCCGCCATTTATCACGTCGACGCTGCAGCAGGCCGCCTCGCGCCGATTGCGCTTCAGCGCTCGCCAAACGATGCGCGTGGCCCAGCAGCTTTACGAGGGCGGCTACATCACCTACATGCGCACGGACTCGCCCACGCTGTCCCAGCAGGCGATTGCCGCGGCGCGGGACGAGGTCGATCAGCGCGCCGGCAAGGAGTACCTGCCCGAGAAACCGCGGCGATATCGGGCGCGGGCGGCTCGCGCGCAGGAGGCCCATGAAGCCATCCGGCCCGCGGGCGAGCGCTTCCGGCACCCGGATGACCTGGGCGACGATGTGGACGCCAATGGCCGGCGCCTCTACACCCTGATCTGGCAACGCACGCTGGCCTCGCAGATGCGAGACGCCCACTTCGAGCGGACGCGCGTCCGGATCGAGGCGGCGGCAGGCGACGACGGGACCGCGGTCTTCCAAGCCAACGGACAGATCGTGGTTTTCGACGGCTTCCTGCGGATCTACGGCGGCGGCGACGGTGACGACGACCGGGTCCTTCCGGACATGTCGAGCGGCGATGTCCTGAAGGTCCATGGCCTCGAGCCCAGCGAGCACGCGACCCGACCGCCCGACCGCTGGACCGAAGCCAGCCTGATCCGCGAGTTGGAGCGGCTGGACATCGGTCGCCCGTCCACCTACGCAACCATTCTCGAGACGATTCAAGACAAGTACGTGGCGCGCAAGGGGTCGGCGCTGGTTCCCCGCTGGCACGCGTTCGCCGTCATCCAGCTGATGGCCGTGCACTTCCCCGAGTTGGCCGACGCCGACTTCACCGCCCGCATGGAAGACGGGCTCGACCGGGTCGCCGCGGGCGAGCTCGACCCGCTGCCCTGGCTGTCGGCGTTCTACTTCGGCGCGGACGGCGCGTCGGCCAACGGCAAGGAGGCCATGCTGCGCGACGGCCTCCACCACCGCATCGACGCGAGTTGGGACGCCATCGACGCGCGCGCCGTCTGCACGATCCCGCTGGCGGGAACGAACGGCGCGCGGGCTTCGGTCCGCATTGGCCGCTATGGCCCGTACATCGAATCGGCGGAGGGCGGCCGACGCGCGCGGGTGCCGGAAGACCTGGAACCCGATCAGCTGACCGCCGACGCCGCCGCCGAGCTGCTGGAGCAGGCGACGCGGGGCGATCAACCGCTCGGCGCCGATCCCGATTCGGGGCTGCCCATCTATCTCAAGCAGGGCCGCCGTGGCGCGTACTTGCAGCGTGGCGAGGGCCAGACCGGCCGTGGGGCCGGCGGTCGAAAGCGCCCGCAGACCACCAGCGTGTGGCCCACCATCGACCCCGAGTCGATCACCCTCGACCAAGCGCTGGAGCTGCTCGCCTATCCGAAGCGGCTCGGCACGCACCCCGAAACGGGCGAGGACGTGACGGCGCAGGACGGGCCCTACGGCCCCTACGTGAGATGCGGCGGCGAATCTCGCAGCCTGCCCGGGCGCGGCAACGCCCGGTACGAGAAGCTGGCCTCCGTCGAGCTGGCCGAAGCCCTTGAGTTGCTGCGCACGCCGCGCCAGACACGCCGCCGGGGTGAGCCGCCGCCGTCGCTTGCAGAGCTCGGCGCCCATCCCACCTCGCAGGCGCCCATCACGGTCCGCGACGGTCGCTACGGCCCCTATGTCACCGACGGCACGCTCAACGCGAGCCTGCCCAAGGACCGCGAGCCCTCTTCGATCACCCTGGACGAGGCGGTGGCGCTGCTGGCGGCTCGCGCCGAGCGGGTCGCCGCCCAGGGCGGGCGCAGCCGACGGCGGTCGGGCAGGCGGCGGCGGACGTAACGTCGCCCGTGCGTCCGCGTCCGGGTCATGGGTTGCTTTGGTTTAGCCCAAGATCGTTTCCCTGCCCGCGTCTCTCGTCCGATCCCCTCTCCCCACCGTGGGAGAGGGTTAGGGTGAGGGGGTTCCGCGTCGACCGCGCGCCGCCCGGACCCAGATGACCCACTAGCCGCATCGGCCCGGCAAGTCGCCTGCGATATGCTTGGCGCACGCCCGTGACTTACGGGCGAATACGCACGCTGTCTGATCTGCTGCGCCCTGCCGCGAAAGCGGTTGGCAGCCGAGTCGACGACGGCGGATGAGCCAAGGGCAAACGAAAGGACGATGCGGCATGGCGGTTGCGACCATGCGAGACCTGTTGGAAGCCGGGGTGCACTTCGGTCACCGCACACCACGGTGGAACCCGAAGATGCGCCCGTTTATTTTTGGGGCCCGGGGCGGCATTCACATTGTCGACCTGCAGCACACCGTGCGCGGATTGATGGCCGCGCAGGCGTTTACGCGATCGGTGTCCGCCGACGGGGGCGACATCATCTTCGTCGGCACCAAGCAGCAAGCGCAGGAAGTGGTGCGCGAGGAGGCCGAGCGCTGCGGGGCCCACTTCGTGGTGCACCGCTGGCTCGGCGGCACGTTGACCAACTTCGACACCCTGCGGACGCGCGTGCAGCGCCTCCGCGAGTTGCAGGCGCGCCAGCAAGCCGGCGACTTCGAGCGCATGTCAAAGAAGGCCGCGCACGCTCACGCCATCGAGACGGCCCGGCTTGAGAAGCGGATGGGCGGCATTCGCAATCTGTCGCGGCTGCCCGCCGCGCTCTTCATCATCGATCCCAAGCGCGAGGCGATCGCCGTCAAGGAGGCCCGGCGCCTCAGCATCCCCATCATCGCCCTCACCGACACGAACTGCGATCCCGAGGACGTCGACTACGTGATTCCGGGCAATGACGACTCGATCCGCGCCGTTCGAGCGATCACCGAGCAAATCGCCAACGCCATTCTGGGCGGACGCGAAGAGCACGAGCGGCGCGAAGCCGAGCGCGCGGTGCGAGCCGCCCGCGAAGCCGAAGCCGCCATGGCCGCCGCGGCTCGCGCCGAGCAGCAGGGCGCATCCACGGCCGACATGGAAGCCGCCATGCTCGAAGCGGCCGGGGAAGTGGCGGCGACGCCATCCGCCGAGGCGCAGGAATCCGCCGAGCCCGCGGCTCCGGCCCCGGCGAAACCGGCCGCAGCAGAGGCCGCATCGGCCCCGCGTGCCGCTCGTGGCCGGCGACGGCCCGCGGCGCGATCCGGAGCCGCCCCGCGAGGCCGGCGCAAGCCGCGCGCCGCAGCGTCACCTCCGAACCCACCCGCCCCCCCACAGGACGCCAGCGATGCCTAAAGTCTCAATCGAGGATATTCGGGCACTTCGGGCCGAGACCGGCGCCGGCGTCATGGACGTCAAGCGGGCGCTCGAGGACGCCGACGGCTCAATCGAGAACGCGCGCACATTGCTTCGCGAGCGTGGCCTGGAGCTTTCCGCCAAGCGCGCCGACCGCGAAACGGGCGAGGGCATCATCGAGGCCTACGTACATCCGGGCCGTCCGCTGGGCGCAATGCTCGAGATTCGCTGCGAAACAGACTTCGTCGCCCGCACGCCCGAGTTCACGGCCCTGGCGCACGATCTCGTCATGCACATCGCGGCCATGGCGCCCGAGCGGGTCGCCGACGACGACGCGGGCGACGGGCAGGCCTTGCTCGACCAGCCGTGGTTTCGCGACACATCGCAAAAGGTGCACGAGGTCGTGCAGGAGGTCGAGGCCCGAGTCGGAGAGCGGATTCAGATCGCGCGGTTTAGTCGCTACGAGATTTAGCGCCGAAACGGGGGGACAGCGGTGCGAGCCCACACCTACCAGCGCGTACTCCTGAAAATCGGCGGCGAATCGCTCGCCGGTGACGACGGCTTCAGCATCGAGACAAGTCGCGCGCGCGCGGTGGCCGACCGCATCGTCGAAGCCCGCGCGCTGAACGTCGAGATCGCCATCGTCATCGGCGGCGGCAACTTCTGGCGCGGTGGCGAAATGCCGACCATGGCCCGCTCGACCGCCGATTACATCGGCATGCTCGGCACGGTGATGAACGCCCTCGCGCTGCAAGAGGCGCTTGAAAGCGTTGACGTCCCCACCCGTGTCCAAACGGCCATCGAGATGCGCGAGGTGGCGGAGCCCTACATCCGGCGCAAGGCCATGGCCCACCTCGAACAGGGGCGCGTCGTGATCTTCGCCGCCGGCACGGGCAATCCATTCTTCACCACGGACACCGCCGGGGCCCTGCGCGCCATGGAGATCAACGCCCAGGCCCTGCTCAAGGCAACCAAGGTCGACGGCGCCTATACGGACGATCCCGAGCTGAACCCCAATGCCACCCGGCTCGACGAGATCACCTATCTCGACGCGCTCAACCGCGGGCTGCGGATCATGGACGCGACCGCATTCAGCCTCTGCATGGACAACGACCTGCCCATCGTCGTCTTTCGGCTCGAAGATCCGGGCAGCCTGCAGCGCGTGCTCACCGGCGAGCGCGTCGGTACAGTGATCGCGGCATGAGCGAGCTCATCGACGAATTCCTGGACGACGCGGCCCACCGCATGCGGCAGGCCGTGGCCCACCTGGAACACGAGTTGCTGGCCACCCGCACCGGGCGCGCCTCGCCGGCCTTGGTGGAGAATCTCAGCGTCGAGTACTACGGCCAGCCGACGTCCCTCAAGCAGATCGCCGGCATCTCCGTGCCGGAAGTGCGGCTGCTGGTGATTCAACCTTGGGACAAGTCCGCCATTCCCGACATCGAGCGCGCGATCCTCAAGTCCGATCTCGGCATCACGCCGTCCAACGACGGCACGGTGATTCACTTGCCGATTCCGCCGCTCAGCGAGGACCGCCGACGCGACCTGGTGAAGCTTGTGCGCACCCGGGTCGAGGCGGCGCGCGTGGCGGTGCGCAATGTTCGGCGCGATGTGCAAGACGATCTGCGCGACCTGTCGCGCCAGAAGGAGGCCTCGGAAGACGAGGTGCGCCGTGGCACTCAGCAGCTGCAAGACCTCACCGACAGCCACATTGCGCAAGTCGACGCCGCCGGCGGGCGCAAGGAAACCGAGGTGATGACCGTCTGAACGCCAGCGCGGACGAAACGGGATCCGACACGGCGACGCCCGATCATGTTGCCATCATCATGGACGGCAACGGGCGCTGGGCGCGCAGCCGTGCCCTGCCCCGAACCGAGGGCCACCGCGAGGGCGCCCTGCGGGTGCGCGGGATCGCCGAAGCCTGCATCGACATCGGCATCTCCACCCTCACGGTGTTCGCCTTCTCCACCGAGAACTGGGACCGGCCGCACGACGAAGTGGACGTGCTGATGGCCCTGATTCCCGAGCGCCTCGCCGCCGAACG
It includes:
- the rsmA gene encoding 16S rRNA (adenine(1518)-N(6)/adenine(1519)-N(6))-dimethyltransferase RsmA, with translation MRVSDRPAFRPSRRRGQNFLVDRGIQRRIAQAAQLPPEAVVLEIGAGTGLLTEALRPFASRVIAVEVEPQLAEPLRERFADDEAITVVNADALALDIATLGVGDYHVVANLPFSVGTRLLVELLQSTSPPQSLTVLLQRDVVDRACAPPGKMRLLSVIVQSLAEPRRLFDIPPGAFRPRPKVTSTLLRLRPRPLDARDRVHVSRRIAAARRAFGQPRKQLANALGSPTGIAASLEGRGIDPKRRPETLTLEEWDAVAEALAYLPTTATTVSLAP
- the frr gene encoding ribosome recycling factor, producing MRQAVAHLEHELLATRTGRASPALVENLSVEYYGQPTSLKQIAGISVPEVRLLVIQPWDKSAIPDIERAILKSDLGITPSNDGTVIHLPIPPLSEDRRRDLVKLVRTRVEAARVAVRNVRRDVQDDLRDLSRQKEASEDEVRRGTQQLQDLTDSHIAQVDAAGGRKETEVMTV
- the rpsB gene encoding 30S ribosomal protein S2, which encodes MAVATMRDLLEAGVHFGHRTPRWNPKMRPFIFGARGGIHIVDLQHTVRGLMAAQAFTRSVSADGGDIIFVGTKQQAQEVVREEAERCGAHFVVHRWLGGTLTNFDTLRTRVQRLRELQARQQAGDFERMSKKAAHAHAIETARLEKRMGGIRNLSRLPAALFIIDPKREAIAVKEARRLSIPIIALTDTNCDPEDVDYVIPGNDDSIRAVRAITEQIANAILGGREEHERREAERAVRAAREAEAAMAAAARAEQQGASTADMEAAMLEAAGEVAATPSAEAQESAEPAAPAPAKPAAAEAASAPRAARGRRRPAARSGAAPRGRRKPRAAASPPNPPAPPQDASDA
- a CDS encoding elongation factor Ts, whose amino-acid sequence is MPKVSIEDIRALRAETGAGVMDVKRALEDADGSIENARTLLRERGLELSAKRADRETGEGIIEAYVHPGRPLGAMLEIRCETDFVARTPEFTALAHDLVMHIAAMAPERVADDDAGDGQALLDQPWFRDTSQKVHEVVQEVEARVGERIQIARFSRYEI
- the topA gene encoding type I DNA topoisomerase, coding for MAARKRAATAATKTRGGKNLVIVESGAKAATLQRFLGSQYKVVASVGHVRDLPASAAQVPKNLKGKSWATLAVNVDEGFRPVYIVPADRKRVVANLRSDLKTAQELLIATDEDREGEAIAWHLVEVLKPKLPIRRMVFHEITRSAVEEALGQTRDIDQHLVRAQEARRVLDRLIGYLVSPVLWKKVQSGLSAGRVQTPALRLIVDRERERMAFVHAAYWGLTATLAPADRPDGEFPARLVQLDGHDIATGDDFDPSTGSLLANRRVRRIDEADARRLTAALADAAFHVVSVDKRPVTRRPAPPFITSTLQQAASRRLRFSARQTMRVAQQLYEGGYITYMRTDSPTLSQQAIAAARDEVDQRAGKEYLPEKPRRYRARAARAQEAHEAIRPAGERFRHPDDLGDDVDANGRRLYTLIWQRTLASQMRDAHFERTRVRIEAAAGDDGTAVFQANGQIVVFDGFLRIYGGGDGDDDRVLPDMSSGDVLKVHGLEPSEHATRPPDRWTEASLIRELERLDIGRPSTYATILETIQDKYVARKGSALVPRWHAFAVIQLMAVHFPELADADFTARMEDGLDRVAAGELDPLPWLSAFYFGADGASANGKEAMLRDGLHHRIDASWDAIDARAVCTIPLAGTNGARASVRIGRYGPYIESAEGGRRARVPEDLEPDQLTADAAAELLEQATRGDQPLGADPDSGLPIYLKQGRRGAYLQRGEGQTGRGAGGRKRPQTTSVWPTIDPESITLDQALELLAYPKRLGTHPETGEDVTAQDGPYGPYVRCGGESRSLPGRGNARYEKLASVELAEALELLRTPRQTRRRGEPPPSLAELGAHPTSQAPITVRDGRYGPYVTDGTLNASLPKDREPSSITLDEAVALLAARAERVAAQGGRSRRRSGRRRRT
- the pth gene encoding aminoacyl-tRNA hydrolase, with the translated sequence MSWLRRFRRDSTKFGPAYLIVGLGNPGPEYARTRHNAGFDVCDRLADRRRDWRRTRDTLTWQGEVAGVPVTLLKPRTYVNASGPAVGRALDSAGLPIDRLIVVQDDLDLAFARVRLRHGGSSGGHRGIDSILRSVGGAQFLRVKIGIGRPPPEMDPAAYVLQRFAASEREAIDDAFDRAADAVRALLTRPPADVMQEVNQQHAAVRPRG
- the pyrH gene encoding UMP kinase; the encoded protein is MRAHTYQRVLLKIGGESLAGDDGFSIETSRARAVADRIVEARALNVEIAIVIGGGNFWRGGEMPTMARSTADYIGMLGTVMNALALQEALESVDVPTRVQTAIEMREVAEPYIRRKAMAHLEQGRVVIFAAGTGNPFFTTDTAGALRAMEINAQALLKATKVDGAYTDDPELNPNATRLDEITYLDALNRGLRIMDATAFSLCMDNDLPIVVFRLEDPGSLQRVLTGERVGTVIAA
- the mfd gene encoding transcription-repair coupling factor, which translates into the protein MRLSDLAAEFAAEPTLAAALAAADQRDDALTVELRDALKPLYVALQVERLGRPLIIVTAEETRAGELAHDIGMWAGDTPVLHFPDVDQPAFAMLAINHELLARRVAVMGRLAHANEGDPIVVVASARALMRRLMPVDEFRSNYLTLAPGAVTDLEALTRRLVSLGYEPTPLVERPGEFAHRGGIVDIFAPGAALPVRVDFFGDEIESVRTFDPDSQRSLRPAPELIITPATEVPIWLGNRVAGRLRELPLSDLRPEDRQTWSSHLDRLEGGEYFDDAAFYTTSLLPDAVSLLDYAPQGMCVIDELEQLWLALRDTERTATENRERLASNGELPADFASPLFPASAMVERVEVAPVRLTYVPSLPGAAEGRRAVVEAFGPVPSYAGRLRRLSDDLEALRRDGRRVVIVSYQGRRLQRLLLDQHLPTTSLEELKQLDASGSISVLGGTLSEGLRHDGLGLTLVTDAEVFGRRRVRRGRRSRRGAERTFLADLQPGDYVVHVDHGVARFSGIVQLQDTGGAREYLLLQYTGDDRLYVPVDQVARVQKFVGMSDAEPRLSRLNTADWQRAKRRARKSAESIAGELLEIYAARELATGMAFGADSAAQRDFEEAFAFIETPDQLTAIADTKTDMERERPMDRLVAGDVGYGKTEVALRAAFKAAMDGRQVAVLVPTTILAQQHFDTFVSRLTDFPVKVELLSRFRGRREQLDVLAGLASGDVDIVIGTHRLLQSDVTFADLGLIVVDEEQRFGVAHKERLKALRKNVDVLTLTATPIPRTLHMALASLREISVIESPPEQRLAVKTYVTTYNDDIVRDAVRSELGRGGQVYFLHNRVQTIYTWQRRLQELLPDVEMQVAHGQMPPAELEEVMYRFARGDAQVLVATAIIENGLDIPNVNTIIVNDAWQFGLAQLYQLRGRVGRAAAQAYAYFMYQKGHTLTEQAQKRLQTILEASDLGAGFRIAMRDLEIRGAGNLLGAEQHGHMSAVGFDLYSRMLAEAVDRLRGVAPEPELPSAVVDLPLDAYLPDDYMGSYATKVREYQRLARLRGIDEVEAAITDIRDRFGALPEPVDNLAYLLRIKARAQALGFSAVTTYGRELIIKAPPEFAPSPTVMLKAAGWGVKRGQAGLVWPDFARDAEWQAKLMRLLDDLVRWDALAPASR